The Edaphobacter flagellatus sequence CAACATCCCACTTAGCGTGGCTTCTCTTCCAACGGACGCTGCTATCCGTTTCGAGACGCCTTCTTTTGCTGAAATCTTTAATGTTGAGCCAGTGGCAACATCCCATAACCTGAGCACTCTCAATATATTTTCTCAAGATGCGTTACGGGCACTTGCGGAAAAGTATCAGGCCAATCCTCAGGATGCTTTTGTAGCTTCGAGCGCGCCGTCAGCCAATGCAGATTTCAATTCCGTTCCCCATGGTCAACATGCCCCACATGTAGCAATGACTCTGCTGGATGAGCAGCCCTATCGCGTTCTTCTGAAACGTCCTGAAAAATACGATGCCGACTTCCGTGAATTGATTCATACGATTCTGCAGTGCATCTCCGATGCGAGAGGCGGGTTCGGACGTGAGAAAGTTGTGCGACTTGAATCCTCTGTCTTCATCACTTCAGCAAAATCGACAACCCCCATTCACTTTGATCCTGAGATCGGCTTTTTTTGTCAGATTGCCGGTGAAAAGATTTATCACGTGTATCCTCCAGCCAATGTTACGGAACCTGAACTCGAGCCGTTTTATATCAAAAGCTCGGTTGAGATTGGCAAGGTCGATGTAAACCGACGCGATCCTGCCCGCGAACATGTCTTTCACCTTTCGGCAGGAAAAGGCTTACATCAGCCTCAGAATGCACCACATTGGGTAGAGACCTGCTCGTCGCAGTCGATCTCGTATTCCGTAGTGCTGGAAACGGATGCAACTCGATCCTTAGGACGGACGAGGGCGTTCAATCACTACGTTCGTATGGCTGGGCTGGCGCCGTCGACTCCAGGTGAGCATCCAGCCGCAGACGCACTGAAAGCAAACGCCATGAATGCCATTCTCCCCATGAGAAAACTAGCTGGGAAGGTTGTGCGGGGGGTACGGGGTCAACATTGAACTAAAATAGATGCGAGGAAGCACTGGAAGTAAACTTTCCTGTGAATTACCCCAATGTTTAGCTAGACAAAAATGAATGTGCTCTACGCCTGTGGAGAGACCTAAAGCACAGAAATATATAGAATTACTTCCTTTGTTGTTTTTGGACTGCATTGCCTTCTGGGTTCCCGATCATCCGAGGAGAGAGTATGGAAAAGCATCTTTCATTATCCGCAGATGGATTCGAATCATCTGCCGAGCCGTGCTCTGCTCTGTGTCTAAAGTGGCCAGCATCTGCCATCAGACACAAGACGCTAACTGATCCAAACTGTCCGAGTTCGCGATAACGCTAGCTTTTGCATACAACACAAGAGCTATCGCTTGTCATGTATCCGTATGACAACATGGATGAAAGACCCTAGCAGAGTACCTATGGCATTACAAACCTCCAATCTCACCGACCCGCTCGTGGCAGGAGAACTGAACGACTTCTCCAGAGGGGAAACCTCTGGCAATTCTCTGATATCGCTATTTGAGATTGCTGCAAGAAAGCACAAAGATCGCAACGCCATTGCCTATCAAGCCGATCAGATCACATATGGCGAATTAAACCGGGCTGCAAACCGGATGGCACGACTTCTTCGCAACCAGTCACTGCATCCTGGGCAGATCGTTGCTATTTATCTCGATCGCTCAATCGAAATGCTGGTTGCCATGCTGGGTGTTCTAAAAGCGGGTGGGGCTTATCTTCCTATCGACCCGAATTACCCATCTGCTCGTGTCGTTCAAACGCTCGAAGACGCTCGCCCCGTTCTAGTAATCACCAATCAGAAGTTAGCTGCCCAGCTTGGAGAAGTTCCGGGGCAGCTCCTCTTATTGAATGAGCGTCCAGACACAACCAGCGAAGACGAGGCCAATCCTCCTTTGCAGGCGCATGCAGATGACTTGGCGTATGCCATGTACACCTCCGGCTCAACCGGCAAGCCCAAAGGGGTACTTGTTACTCATCGCAATGTCGTTCGCCTGCTCACGCAAACCGAGCCCTGGTTTCATTTCGACCAGGATGACATCTGGACGATGTTTCATTCCTTCGCCTTTGATTTTTCGGTCTGGGAGATTTGGGGACCACTGACAACAGGCGGAAAGCTTGTGATCGTTCCGTTTGTAACAAGCCGGTCACCGGAGGATTTTTACGCACTTCTCTCGGAACAAAAAGTAACGGTACTCAATCAAACACCATCCGCATTCTCGCTCCTCAATCAGGTAGAGGAGTCGGGCAAGAGATTACCTCTCGCTCTACGGCTGGTGATCTTTGGTGGAGAAGCACTCCAGTATCGATCCTTACGCAGTTGGTTTAATCGTCATGGAGATGAGATGCCCCAACTCGTCAACATGTACGGCATTACGGAGACCACGGTCCATGTAACCTATCGCATCGTACGGAAGGTCGATGCCGAAGACGAACAGGACAGTCTCATTGGCGTGCCGATTCCCGATCTTCAGATTCACCTTCTCGGCTCTGATCTGCTCCCCGTAGCCGAAGGAGAGATTGGAGAGATATGCATTGGTGGCGGTGGCGTCGCGCGAGGATATCTTAATCGCCCTGAACTGACAGCGGAGCGTTTTGTACCTGATCCATCAGGTGTCCCTGGAGCTACACTCTATCGCTCGGGAGATCTTGCTCGACGGCGTGCGGATGGGGAGCTTGTTTATCTCGGACGTGGCGATAGCCAGGTCAAAATCAACGGATTCCGGATTGAACTTGGAGAGGTCGAGGCTGCAATCGCCGACTATCCCGGAGTTCAGCAGGTGTGCGTCGCCGCTCATGCCAACGACGACGGGCAACAACGACTCGCGGCATATTTCGTCATGTCAGATGAGAGCCGACCCACTCCTGGCGAGATCAGCCGTTTTCTGTCTCAACGCCTGCCCCCGCAGATGCTGCCAGCCTTTTATACACAGATTGAGGCTATCCCTTTAACCGGCAACGGCAAGGTAGATCGCGCAATGCTTCCAAAGCCTGCCTCCGGTTCAAACACCGCATCGGATTCGACAGCACCTTCCATCGTCTATGAATCCCATACACAAGAGCTGGTTGCAGAGGTGTGGCGAGCGGTTCTGAATGCATCTCAAGTCGGCCTGGACGATAACTTCTTCGACATCGGCGGGACATCGGTGCTTCTTGTCTCGGTGCGGACGCAACTTCAGCAACGGCTCAACCGGGCAATTCCAGTGACTTGGATGTTCGAGTTCACGACGGTTCGCTCCATCGCGACACAACTTAGCGAAGCCCAGGCAGGCACTCCATCACCATCCACCGCTCCTTTGAACGCGGCGCAGGAACAAGCGCGCAAACAGAGAGAGGCTTTTGCAAAAATGCGCGCGGCAAGAGGAACGTCAAGATGACTTCGTTTGAAGAGAACATATACGACGAAGTATCTTCGGGCTCTGGCCTCGAGGGGATAGCCATTGTTGGCATGTCAGGCCGGTTTCCTGGCGCTTCCAGCGTCCAGGAGTTCTGGCGCAACCAGCTCGCTGGCATAGAAGCAATTTCCCAATTCAGCCTTGAGGAGTTGGAACTCTCAGGAGATAAAGCCGCAGCACAC is a genomic window containing:
- a CDS encoding amino acid adenylation domain-containing protein produces the protein MALQTSNLTDPLVAGELNDFSRGETSGNSLISLFEIAARKHKDRNAIAYQADQITYGELNRAANRMARLLRNQSLHPGQIVAIYLDRSIEMLVAMLGVLKAGGAYLPIDPNYPSARVVQTLEDARPVLVITNQKLAAQLGEVPGQLLLLNERPDTTSEDEANPPLQAHADDLAYAMYTSGSTGKPKGVLVTHRNVVRLLTQTEPWFHFDQDDIWTMFHSFAFDFSVWEIWGPLTTGGKLVIVPFVTSRSPEDFYALLSEQKVTVLNQTPSAFSLLNQVEESGKRLPLALRLVIFGGEALQYRSLRSWFNRHGDEMPQLVNMYGITETTVHVTYRIVRKVDAEDEQDSLIGVPIPDLQIHLLGSDLLPVAEGEIGEICIGGGGVARGYLNRPELTAERFVPDPSGVPGATLYRSGDLARRRADGELVYLGRGDSQVKINGFRIELGEVEAAIADYPGVQQVCVAAHANDDGQQRLAAYFVMSDESRPTPGEISRFLSQRLPPQMLPAFYTQIEAIPLTGNGKVDRAMLPKPASGSNTASDSTAPSIVYESHTQELVAEVWRAVLNASQVGLDDNFFDIGGTSVLLVSVRTQLQQRLNRAIPVTWMFEFTTVRSIATQLSEAQAGTPSPSTAPLNAAQEQARKQREAFAKMRAARGTSR
- a CDS encoding cupin-like domain-containing protein, whose amino-acid sequence is MAHSAPVIPQSNIPLSVASLPTDAAIRFETPSFAEIFNVEPVATSHNLSTLNIFSQDALRALAEKYQANPQDAFVASSAPSANADFNSVPHGQHAPHVAMTLLDEQPYRVLLKRPEKYDADFRELIHTILQCISDARGGFGREKVVRLESSVFITSAKSTTPIHFDPEIGFFCQIAGEKIYHVYPPANVTEPELEPFYIKSSVEIGKVDVNRRDPAREHVFHLSAGKGLHQPQNAPHWVETCSSQSISYSVVLETDATRSLGRTRAFNHYVRMAGLAPSTPGEHPAADALKANAMNAILPMRKLAGKVVRGVRGQH